A region from the Methanofollis liminatans DSM 4140 genome encodes:
- a CDS encoding PAS domain S-box protein: MSVLYVDDEPALLEIGKLFLQRSGDFVVSTCESAPDAIRLLSEASFDAIISDYQMPGMDGIQFLQHLRQHGNTIPFIIFTGKGREDVVAEALNSGADFYLQKGGNPKPQFAELSDKIRYAVARRQVEEEIRQQRDDLAVAQQEIRESEEQFRQLFESMDEGMALHELVVLEGEEPEDYRILAANPSLERILGIDRQSIIGKLSRDAYGTDEPPYLQRYARVAQTGIPDSFETYFPPLDKHFRISVYSPRKNQFATIFEDITGRIQKEEALRKSEEKFRNLVENLNEIFYVLDENATITYISRNIESIGGYPASKVIGRPYIDFVHPEDRAGRILQFRSILSGSNEPTEYRFLKADGGSVWVKTAARPILREGRVVGIQGMLTDITSLKMMEAGLRESEEQYRDLAENAPIGILTCDTEGRITYVNQRGLEILGSPGEEETRRINLLTFPSLVRIGFAEMLRKTMDSGRPIPAIEGEYCTKWGKAAYYRVHFSPILYQGTITGARIILDDISEHKKAEGALNKANKKLQLLSGITRHDILNQIMVIQGYLDLAKDVDKDPALSEFCGYVGRAAAAIQRQIEFTREYEQLGLKEPTWLSLGGLIEESDDPRLPIRHECRGISIYADPMIEKVFSNLMDNTIRHAEGATGVQIRCSKSGSALMITWEDDGPGVPDDQKGRIFERGFGKNTGLGLFLAREILGITGIAIAETGVYGEGARFEMLVPEGGYRIDA; this comes from the coding sequence TTGTCAGTCCTCTATGTCGACGACGAGCCTGCCCTCCTTGAGATCGGAAAACTCTTCCTGCAGCGGAGCGGAGATTTTGTGGTCTCCACCTGCGAGAGTGCACCAGATGCGATCCGGCTCCTCTCCGAAGCATCATTTGACGCCATCATCTCGGACTACCAGATGCCGGGGATGGACGGGATCCAGTTCCTCCAGCACCTCAGGCAGCATGGCAATACAATACCCTTCATCATCTTCACCGGAAAAGGCCGTGAGGATGTGGTGGCCGAGGCACTCAACAGTGGCGCCGACTTCTATCTCCAGAAAGGGGGCAATCCAAAGCCCCAGTTTGCTGAGCTTTCCGATAAGATCCGGTACGCTGTTGCCAGACGGCAGGTTGAAGAGGAGATCCGCCAGCAACGAGATGATCTTGCCGTGGCCCAGCAGGAGATCAGGGAGTCGGAGGAGCAGTTTCGGCAGCTCTTCGAGAGCATGGACGAAGGGATGGCTCTCCACGAACTCGTCGTGCTGGAGGGAGAAGAACCCGAAGACTACAGGATCCTGGCGGCGAACCCTTCTCTTGAACGGATCCTGGGGATCGATCGGCAGTCCATTATCGGGAAACTGAGCAGGGATGCCTACGGAACAGATGAACCCCCATATCTTCAGAGGTATGCCCGGGTTGCACAGACTGGCATACCTGATTCCTTTGAGACCTATTTCCCCCCGCTTGACAAACACTTCAGAATATCGGTTTATTCTCCCAGGAAAAACCAGTTTGCCACGATCTTCGAGGATATCACCGGGAGGATACAGAAGGAGGAGGCGCTCCGAAAGAGCGAAGAAAAGTTCAGAAACCTCGTGGAAAATCTCAACGAAATATTCTACGTCCTGGACGAAAATGCCACTATCACGTATATCTCCCGAAATATCGAATCGATTGGCGGCTATCCCGCCTCCAAGGTGATCGGGAGGCCTTACATCGACTTCGTTCACCCGGAAGACAGAGCCGGGCGAATTCTGCAGTTCAGGTCAATCCTCTCCGGCAGCAACGAGCCGACCGAATATCGCTTTCTCAAAGCAGATGGCGGATCTGTCTGGGTGAAGACGGCTGCCCGCCCGATACTCAGGGAGGGTCGCGTCGTCGGCATTCAGGGCATGCTTACTGATATCACCAGCCTTAAAATGATGGAGGCGGGGTTGCGGGAGAGCGAGGAACAGTACCGTGACCTGGCGGAAAATGCCCCGATCGGCATCCTCACCTGCGACACCGAGGGGCGTATCACCTACGTCAACCAGCGTGGGCTTGAGATCCTCGGATCGCCAGGGGAGGAGGAGACCCGCAGGATCAACCTCCTGACCTTCCCCTCTCTGGTCCGGATCGGGTTTGCAGAAATGCTTCGAAAAACCATGGATTCCGGCAGGCCCATCCCTGCCATTGAGGGAGAATACTGTACTAAGTGGGGAAAAGCAGCCTATTATCGCGTACACTTCTCACCCATTCTCTATCAGGGAACGATAACCGGCGCCCGGATCATCCTGGACGATATATCCGAGCATAAAAAAGCTGAAGGCGCCCTCAATAAGGCAAACAAGAAACTCCAGCTCCTCTCAGGGATCACCCGCCACGATATCCTGAACCAGATCATGGTAATCCAGGGATACCTCGATCTTGCAAAGGATGTGGATAAAGACCCGGCACTCTCAGAGTTTTGTGGGTATGTGGGCAGGGCGGCGGCAGCCATCCAGCGGCAGATCGAGTTCACCCGCGAGTATGAGCAACTGGGCCTAAAGGAACCCACCTGGCTCTCCCTGGGCGGCCTGATTGAAGAGAGCGATGATCCCCGCCTTCCAATCAGGCATGAATGCCGCGGCATCTCAATCTATGCTGACCCGATGATAGAGAAGGTCTTTTCGAACCTGATGGACAACACCATCCGCCATGCCGAAGGGGCAACCGGCGTGCAGATCAGGTGTTCAAAGAGCGGATCCGCCCTCATGATCACCTGGGAGGATGACGGCCCCGGTGTCCCTGATGATCAAAAGGGGCGGATCTTTGAACGTGGGTTTGGGAAGAACACCGGCCTTGGCCTCTTCCTTGCACGCGAGATCCTCGGGATCACCGGGATTGCCATCGCTGAGACCGGGGTGTATGGGGAAGGGGCGAGGTTTGAGATGCTGGTTCCAGAAGGCGGGTACCGGATCGATGCCTGA
- a CDS encoding ArdC family protein — protein MASVYEQVRERILSSLASGTVPWRQTWQGMTPCNVLTGRPYRGINRILLAGSPWWGTYNQVRQMGGYVRRGERAAGMVVFWSMEECRREVNDQGDEVLVRGLRDRPLVRCYKVFHIGQCEGVTVPEGREVRPIASCEGILRQNEPRVLPGEPAYAPGRDVILMPPAGRFTSAEAYYATLFHELTHWSGAAHRLNREGITEAVRFGSERYSREELTAEMGAAFLCAMCGIDTPPLQENTAAYIAGWLGHIRKGSAADVVRAATDAQRAADFLTGGFVPASSSSTLALCSP, from the coding sequence ATGGCGTCGGTCTACGAGCAGGTGCGGGAGAGGATCCTCTCCTCTCTTGCATCCGGCACGGTGCCGTGGCGGCAGACCTGGCAGGGGATGACCCCCTGCAACGTCCTCACGGGCCGGCCGTACCGGGGGATCAACCGGATCCTCCTGGCCGGGTCGCCCTGGTGGGGGACCTATAACCAGGTGCGGCAGATGGGCGGCTATGTGCGGCGGGGGGAGCGGGCCGCGGGGATGGTGGTCTTCTGGTCGATGGAGGAGTGCCGCCGGGAGGTGAACGACCAGGGCGACGAGGTGCTCGTGCGGGGCCTGCGGGATCGGCCCCTGGTGCGGTGCTACAAGGTCTTCCATATCGGACAGTGCGAGGGCGTGACGGTGCCCGAGGGGCGGGAGGTGCGGCCGATTGCGTCGTGTGAGGGGATCCTCAGGCAGAACGAGCCCCGGGTCCTCCCGGGGGAGCCGGCCTATGCGCCGGGGCGGGATGTGATCCTGATGCCGCCGGCGGGGCGGTTCACCTCGGCGGAGGCCTATTATGCGACGCTCTTTCATGAACTCACCCACTGGAGCGGGGCGGCGCACCGGCTGAACCGGGAGGGGATCACGGAGGCGGTGCGGTTCGGGAGCGAGCGGTATTCCCGGGAGGAGTTGACGGCGGAGATGGGGGCGGCGTTTCTGTGTGCGATGTGCGGGATCGATACGCCGCCGCTCCAGGAGAACACGGCGGCCTATATCGCCGGGTGGCTCGGGCATATCCGGAAGGGGTCGGCGGCCGATGTGGTGCGGGCGGCGACGGATGCGCAGCGGGCGGCGGATTTTCTGACCGGGGGATTCGTCCCGGCCTCTTCTTCTTCGACGCTGGCGCTGTGCTCACCATGA
- a CDS encoding DUF2080 family transposase-associated protein — MDLIEVSIRGYEVREKTVTKTGNSGHVMVPPSWIGKRVKIILLDPVEEE; from the coding sequence ATGGATCTCATCGAAGTCTCGATCAGGGGATATGAAGTGCGGGAGAAGACTGTCACCAAGACCGGGAACAGCGGCCACGTGATGGTGCCCCCTTCATGGATCGGGAAGCGGGTCAAAATTATTCTGCTCGATCCCGTTGAGGAAGAGTGA
- a CDS encoding HEAT repeat domain-containing protein — translation MPKKHKIDRVALLIEALSAPSLRVRSVAVRGLTPLRDARAIRPIIESVRGLEDECEDFIPPFISEVMIALASSDDRGALIPFFTTLDASFEDLHPIVWHLTQEDRSAILSLAELYEDDIEPLKQILFGPYSDYTKNCVINILAETDTYEADHALIEVLQDREMDDYLVTEAADALGRSRCRDAFHPLCAILINKTDISDDTRSAAAGALGRIGDPRAIAPLVAVLTDPDEDRHSLTYEFAIDALQMLVGNGQEIEEDGEN, via the coding sequence ATGCCTAAAAAACACAAAATCGATCGTGTCGCACTTCTGATTGAAGCCCTCTCGGCGCCGTCCCTGCGGGTGCGGTCCGTTGCCGTGCGGGGGCTTACCCCCCTCCGGGATGCACGGGCAATCCGACCTATCATTGAGTCTGTCAGGGGGCTTGAAGACGAATGCGAAGATTTCATCCCTCCCTTCATCAGCGAGGTCATGATCGCTCTCGCCTCCTCCGACGACAGAGGGGCCCTCATACCATTCTTCACCACGCTTGATGCCTCATTTGAGGACCTCCACCCGATCGTCTGGCATCTAACACAAGAGGACCGCTCGGCGATCCTCAGTCTGGCCGAACTCTATGAGGATGATATCGAACCCCTGAAACAGATCCTGTTCGGTCCGTATTCCGATTACACAAAAAATTGTGTCATCAATATCCTTGCAGAAACCGACACGTATGAGGCAGACCACGCCCTCATCGAGGTGCTCCAGGACCGGGAGATGGACGACTATCTCGTCACCGAGGCGGCCGATGCACTGGGCAGATCGAGGTGCAGGGACGCATTCCACCCGCTCTGCGCAATCCTGATCAACAAGACGGACATTTCCGACGATACCCGGAGTGCGGCGGCGGGAGCACTCGGGCGGATCGGCGATCCCCGGGCAATCGCCCCCCTTGTAGCGGTGCTGACCGACCCGGACGAAGATCGACACTCCCTGACCTATGAATTCGCCATCGATGCACTGCAAATGCTTGTGGGCAACGGCCAGGAGATCGAGGAAGACGGAGAAAATTGA
- a CDS encoding DUF4062 domain-containing protein has protein sequence MPPFALTPVRIFISSVQKEFAGERAALRDYLRGDALMRRFFEVFLFEDVPAADRRTDDLYLDEVRRCDIYVGLFGNDYGSENAGGLSPTEREFDLATTEGKYRLIYVRGTDDAARHPKMRALIGRAEAGLIRKRFNTPSELVAGLYAALVEYLEEKQLIRSGPFDAAPCMKAMPGDLDPERMAWFIRTARATRRFPLAGDASPHELLAHLNLLDDGKVTNAAVLLFGNRPQRFLISSEIKCAHFHGTEVAKPIPSYQVYKGTVFDLVDAAVDFVLSKIALSVGTREAGPQAPVRYEIPKEAVAEAIVNAVAHRDYTSNGSVQVMLFADRLEVWNPGTLPPSLTLEKLREAHGSVPANPLLAEPMYLAGYIERMGTGTRDMIRRCTEAGLPEPAFAVSDGFQTTIRRVQNRGAGETREETRDKTREETRENTREKMLALIAADPAISTKELAEQIGITPKGIEWQIRQLKQAGRLKRVGPRKGGRWEIIGG, from the coding sequence ATGCCCCCCTTCGCCCTCACCCCCGTCCGCATCTTCATCAGCAGCGTGCAGAAGGAGTTCGCCGGGGAACGGGCGGCCCTCCGCGACTACCTGCGGGGCGACGCACTGATGCGGCGGTTCTTTGAGGTCTTCCTCTTCGAGGACGTCCCGGCCGCCGACCGCCGCACCGACGACCTGTACCTCGACGAGGTCAGGCGCTGCGACATCTATGTCGGACTCTTCGGGAACGACTACGGCTCTGAAAACGCCGGAGGGCTCTCGCCGACCGAACGGGAGTTCGACCTCGCCACCACCGAAGGCAAGTACCGGCTCATCTACGTCAGGGGCACGGACGACGCCGCCCGTCACCCGAAGATGCGTGCGCTCATCGGCAGGGCAGAGGCCGGGCTGATCCGGAAGCGGTTCAACACCCCCTCGGAACTGGTCGCCGGGCTGTATGCGGCGCTCGTCGAGTACCTCGAGGAGAAACAGCTCATCCGCTCCGGCCCCTTCGACGCGGCCCCGTGCATGAAGGCGATGCCCGGAGACCTGGACCCTGAGCGGATGGCCTGGTTCATCCGCACGGCCAGAGCGACCCGCCGGTTCCCCCTCGCCGGGGACGCTTCTCCTCATGAACTGCTGGCGCACCTGAACCTCCTCGACGACGGAAAGGTGACAAACGCGGCGGTCCTCCTCTTCGGGAACCGGCCGCAACGGTTCCTGATCTCCTCCGAGATCAAGTGCGCCCACTTCCACGGCACCGAGGTGGCCAAACCGATCCCGTCCTACCAGGTCTACAAAGGCACGGTCTTCGATCTCGTGGATGCGGCGGTGGACTTCGTCTTAAGCAAGATCGCCCTCTCGGTCGGCACCCGCGAGGCCGGTCCGCAGGCGCCGGTCCGCTACGAGATCCCGAAGGAGGCGGTGGCGGAGGCGATCGTCAACGCCGTCGCCCACCGCGACTACACCAGCAACGGCAGCGTGCAGGTGATGCTCTTCGCCGACCGCCTGGAAGTCTGGAACCCCGGCACCCTCCCGCCGTCCCTGACCCTCGAAAAACTCCGGGAGGCCCATGGCTCGGTGCCGGCGAACCCCCTCCTCGCCGAACCGATGTATCTCGCCGGCTATATCGAGCGGATGGGCACAGGGACGCGGGACATGATCCGGCGCTGCACCGAGGCAGGTCTGCCGGAGCCGGCGTTCGCCGTCAGCGACGGGTTCCAGACGACCATCCGCCGGGTCCAGAACAGAGGTGCCGGCGAAACTCGGGAAGAAACTAGGGATAAAACTAGGGAAGAAACTAGGGAGAACACCAGGGAAAAAATGCTGGCCCTGATCGCAGCCGACCCGGCCATCAGTACAAAAGAGCTCGCAGAGCAGATCGGTATCACGCCGAAAGGGATTGAATGGCAGATCCGGCAATTGAAGCAGGCCGGTCGGCTCAAACGGGTAGGTCCAAGGAAAGGCGGCCGTTGGGAGATTATCGGCGGTTAA
- a CDS encoding ATP-binding protein: MTVKIWLGSLDELNAWDEPVFWTPESEQNPHLLISGASGSGKTETLKVICEELNRQNIPLLIFDFHDDFLGFGSNIVNEDKIRIHPLQILVGEKPKDVVYKVSSIIRHTFNGITDVQEGTLREAMRLFYTDSGIDDLNRPLATETPLLPFSQFKYYIEMTSSEQRTMNSLKIKLDILFDYELFQASGDAVNFDSLLSSSTVFQLKNAPSDDVKQIVADLMINKLIQYSYRLEKTNTVRLYCILDEAHRMTYKGSPIDTLFREARKYGIGVILASQRAIDFNETLLANAGTIITLKQNLVKDAGYIAKNKWADKQVLLNARPGCGFIKRSSENRAKQIQVVPLGERAKNQI; encoded by the coding sequence TTGACTGTAAAAATCTGGCTTGGCAGCCTGGACGAACTGAATGCATGGGATGAACCGGTCTTCTGGACCCCTGAATCAGAACAAAACCCTCATCTGTTGATATCCGGGGCTTCAGGATCGGGAAAGACAGAGACCCTGAAGGTGATCTGTGAGGAACTGAATCGTCAGAATATCCCCCTGCTGATCTTTGATTTCCATGACGATTTTCTGGGGTTTGGATCGAATATTGTCAATGAAGATAAAATCCGGATCCATCCCCTGCAGATCCTCGTCGGCGAGAAACCGAAGGATGTGGTCTATAAGGTCTCATCCATCATCAGGCACACCTTCAATGGCATCACAGATGTCCAGGAGGGGACGTTGCGAGAGGCAATGAGGTTGTTTTACACCGATTCCGGGATCGATGATCTCAACAGACCTCTCGCGACCGAGACCCCCCTGCTGCCATTTTCGCAGTTTAAATACTATATTGAGATGACATCCTCAGAACAGCGTACGATGAACAGTCTGAAGATAAAACTGGACATCCTCTTTGATTATGAATTGTTCCAGGCATCTGGGGATGCTGTCAATTTCGACTCGCTTCTGTCGTCATCGACAGTGTTCCAGTTGAAGAATGCTCCAAGTGACGATGTGAAACAGATCGTTGCCGATTTGATGATCAACAAATTGATCCAGTACTCCTATCGCCTTGAAAAGACCAACACTGTACGATTGTATTGTATCCTGGATGAAGCCCACAGGATGACCTATAAGGGTTCCCCGATCGATACCCTCTTTCGGGAAGCACGGAAATATGGCATCGGTGTTATTTTAGCATCGCAGCGGGCGATCGATTTCAATGAGACGCTTCTTGCAAATGCGGGCACGATCATCACCCTGAAACAGAATCTTGTAAAGGATGCCGGGTATATTGCGAAGAATAAATGGGCGGACAAGCAGGTCCTGCTGAATGCTCGCCCGGGGTGTGGGTTTATCAAACGGTCAAGTGAGAACCGGGCAAAGCAGATTCAGGTCGTTCCGCTCGGCGAGAGGGCGAAGAACCAGATTTGA
- a CDS encoding PKD domain-containing protein — MKTVCLLFLLFLLALPAAAVPALPQEVYGTVTCGGTPAPAGTVVAALIDGAVCGQITLDQDGVMGGAGTFDERLIIGGETAGATVAFTVNGEAAAETLAFSPGAVVRLDLTAPASALDPTGTHAAFTASPALGVAPLTVRFADLSTNARSWSWTFGDGGTAAVQHPSHTYTAAGIYTVTLSVNGGEDTATRTIDVLPVLLGDANDDGVVNQADTLRVLRVVVGLEGAPVAGTDLFRQTDVHENGAIEVGDALFIAQYNVGLRGAWFGMVG, encoded by the coding sequence ATGAAGACCGTCTGCCTTCTCTTCCTGCTCTTCCTCCTCGCCCTCCCGGCCGCGGCCGTGCCCGCCCTCCCGCAGGAGGTCTACGGGACCGTGACCTGCGGCGGCACTCCGGCCCCGGCCGGAACGGTCGTCGCCGCCCTGATCGACGGGGCGGTCTGCGGGCAGATCACCCTGGACCAGGACGGCGTGATGGGCGGCGCCGGCACTTTCGATGAGCGGTTGATCATCGGCGGCGAGACGGCCGGGGCGACCGTCGCCTTCACCGTGAACGGGGAGGCGGCCGCCGAGACGCTGGCGTTCTCCCCCGGGGCCGTCGTCCGCCTGGACCTCACCGCCCCGGCGAGCGCCCTCGATCCCACCGGGACGCACGCGGCGTTCACCGCCTCGCCCGCCCTGGGCGTCGCACCCCTGACGGTCAGGTTCGCCGACCTCTCGACGAACGCCAGATCCTGGTCCTGGACCTTCGGCGACGGCGGGACGGCGGCGGTGCAGCACCCGTCGCACACCTATACCGCCGCCGGCATCTACACCGTCACCCTCTCGGTCAACGGCGGGGAGGATACGGCGACACGGACGATCGACGTCCTTCCCGTGCTCCTCGGCGACGCCAACGACGACGGCGTCGTGAACCAGGCCGACACCCTCCGGGTGCTGCGGGTGGTCGTCGGGCTGGAGGGGGCACCGGTGGCCGGGACTGATCTCTTCCGGCAGACCGACGTGCACGAGAACGGGGCGATCGAGGTCGGGGATGCCCTCTTCATCGCCCAGTATAATGTCGGGCTGCGGGGGGCGTGGTTCGGGATGGTGGGGTGA
- a CDS encoding DUF3821 domain-containing protein, with protein MVPERRTAILVLLVGLCLMAAPGAGRAIGNGDTVFDYEADLDLSGIAEDGDQLAMYFDDDPTKGMIFSIPVANAANLDLTQIDMQGNYGTYYLMRDTAKKIYIRNPEIYFGVCLENDLSASIAGKTVTKNTPIAFRFDATEVGTFLISADVATVNVRIVTPGGGIIHEIPDAAGLVQNFTGLPLNAPRTYYRNIDISQLEEGTYTTNAVWATPTGFADYATDSNVVIFSVATKEISIVSNKENVVRNYPFVVTITGDFKTDYYLYIKNASLAAANQYPTIKPGQPSVTITNVAFALASDPAADTLANNERAIVGGAYVPGTAAFFTTSSNGGTRSIEFTTATDDGQIFTIKVLDPRDTTRCDEVTVTVERGAVTLTAEGSGVYYVGDEIRLSVTNTDTRAVYLFLTSPEIAIATGIALDNVSAHAADGHYTVCLLEGGDSYLYRWDTSVLAPLLDEGTCRVYAVSAATDDTGAPVDADHLEGVVYCTADIILKKPFISASVNDVSISQGGTLSISGQATGNPPAVQMWIFGEGCRVMGEQGSNLSYYQDGQWSYSLQSEDTINFSGDYYVIAQHPMGDGEFGVRPLHPENLTDSWIIEADGTVTDLATLSPIDAAQAVTDAVFSPSCDDTAAMVSFHVEESRYIRFDVNFLNENENERIDDGTITFMGHSNYPVGTPLTWTVTPYNGTAVCTSGSTIIESLSYYPWQFSLDLKTLEGGDYAVTLSSQDGAVQDRLNFTLYGGSEPIYPESADYGVECAFVYPSVAEPFQTDISSKLFTVLATMNPADKNGTPFSSGDALQIGNLQYERVIFHDPIRYTIAVNGNDVMSRSDYGIITINGWDLAYPAGVDVDVYLMAQCHAINPTSDPSVPEVDGLKTVTIQSITQLAGGSTPIPGSAFMINLTSPGDGGGGGGGSVVGPPAYNSTAFLLSSGWNFVSTPKTLAAGSDTAAIFAGVDTAGHSILRYDTLTGAWAALKPTDPVRPLEGYWIYAATATEIPLTYATASPQAPATRTLTTGWNAIGFSDTEPATARDTLVSLGSAWSVLMGFDGESQTYETSIIRGGSGDHSDSGWMLPAKGYWLYMTGNGTLAAIGA; from the coding sequence ATGGTGCCTGAACGGAGAACTGCCATACTCGTCCTGCTCGTCGGGCTCTGCCTCATGGCGGCGCCCGGGGCGGGCCGGGCGATTGGAAACGGCGATACGGTGTTTGACTATGAGGCTGACCTCGACCTCTCGGGAATTGCGGAGGACGGGGATCAGCTCGCGATGTATTTTGATGACGACCCCACAAAGGGAATGATCTTCTCGATCCCGGTCGCCAACGCGGCAAACCTCGACCTGACCCAGATCGATATGCAGGGTAATTATGGTACCTATTACCTCATGAGAGACACAGCAAAGAAGATCTACATCCGCAATCCTGAGATATACTTTGGCGTCTGCCTCGAAAACGACCTCAGCGCATCTATCGCCGGCAAGACGGTGACCAAGAACACGCCCATCGCCTTCAGGTTCGATGCAACCGAGGTCGGCACCTTCCTCATCAGTGCGGATGTCGCTACCGTGAATGTCAGGATCGTCACGCCCGGCGGCGGTATCATCCATGAGATTCCCGACGCTGCAGGTCTTGTCCAGAACTTTACGGGCCTCCCGCTGAACGCCCCGAGGACGTACTACCGCAACATAGACATCAGCCAGCTTGAGGAAGGCACCTACACCACGAACGCCGTCTGGGCCACCCCCACCGGCTTCGCCGACTACGCCACCGACTCCAACGTCGTGATCTTCTCCGTTGCCACGAAGGAGATCTCCATCGTCTCCAACAAGGAGAACGTCGTCAGGAACTACCCCTTCGTCGTGACCATCACCGGCGACTTCAAGACGGACTACTACCTGTACATCAAGAACGCCAGCCTAGCGGCGGCCAACCAGTACCCGACCATCAAGCCGGGTCAACCCAGTGTGACCATCACCAACGTCGCCTTTGCGCTCGCATCTGACCCCGCTGCTGACACCCTCGCCAACAATGAGCGTGCGATCGTCGGCGGCGCATATGTTCCCGGTACCGCTGCCTTCTTCACCACCTCCTCGAATGGTGGCACCCGCTCTATCGAGTTCACCACCGCCACCGACGACGGACAGATCTTCACGATCAAGGTCCTCGACCCGAGAGATACCACCAGATGTGATGAGGTGACGGTCACGGTCGAAAGGGGCGCAGTCACCCTCACCGCCGAAGGGAGCGGCGTCTATTATGTTGGTGACGAGATCAGGCTGTCAGTCACCAATACCGATACCAGGGCCGTATACCTCTTCCTGACCAGTCCAGAGATCGCCATCGCAACGGGAATCGCACTGGACAACGTCAGCGCCCATGCGGCCGACGGTCATTACACCGTCTGCCTCCTCGAAGGGGGAGACTCATATCTATATCGATGGGACACCTCTGTCCTTGCACCGCTTCTGGATGAAGGGACGTGCCGGGTGTATGCGGTGAGTGCGGCTACCGATGATACAGGGGCGCCGGTGGACGCCGACCACCTTGAGGGCGTCGTCTATTGCACCGCAGATATCATCCTGAAAAAGCCATTCATCTCTGCCTCGGTCAACGATGTGAGCATCAGTCAGGGAGGCACTCTTTCCATCAGCGGACAGGCGACCGGCAATCCGCCCGCTGTGCAGATGTGGATCTTCGGAGAGGGTTGTCGGGTCATGGGAGAACAGGGCTCGAACCTCTCTTATTATCAGGACGGCCAGTGGTCATATTCCCTGCAGTCCGAGGACACCATCAACTTTTCAGGGGATTACTATGTGATCGCCCAGCACCCGATGGGGGATGGCGAGTTCGGTGTGCGGCCCCTCCACCCCGAGAACCTCACCGACTCCTGGATCATCGAGGCGGACGGGACGGTCACCGATCTCGCCACGCTCTCGCCGATAGATGCAGCACAGGCTGTTACCGATGCTGTGTTCTCTCCCTCCTGCGACGATACCGCGGCCATGGTGTCATTCCATGTGGAGGAGAGCAGATACATCAGATTCGATGTGAATTTTTTAAATGAAAATGAGAATGAACGGATAGATGACGGAACGATCACATTCATGGGGCACTCCAATTATCCCGTCGGAACGCCTCTCACATGGACGGTGACACCCTATAACGGTACAGCGGTTTGTACCTCGGGATCCACCATAATAGAGTCACTCTCATACTATCCCTGGCAATTTAGCCTGGACCTTAAAACCCTTGAAGGGGGCGATTACGCTGTCACGCTCTCAAGTCAGGACGGGGCTGTGCAGGACCGTTTGAATTTCACACTCTATGGTGGATCAGAGCCGATCTATCCTGAATCGGCAGATTATGGAGTCGAGTGCGCATTCGTGTACCCCTCTGTCGCAGAGCCATTCCAGACTGATATTTCATCGAAGTTGTTCACCGTCCTTGCAACCATGAACCCTGCAGATAAGAATGGAACACCGTTCTCTTCGGGGGATGCACTCCAGATCGGCAACCTACAGTATGAACGTGTTATTTTCCATGATCCGATTCGTTACACGATTGCGGTCAATGGCAACGATGTTATGTCCCGATCTGATTACGGGATAATCACGATCAATGGTTGGGATCTCGCATATCCAGCCGGTGTGGACGTGGACGTATATCTCATGGCCCAGTGCCATGCTATCAATCCGACATCTGATCCCTCCGTCCCTGAGGTGGATGGGCTAAAAACCGTCACCATTCAGAGCATCACCCAGCTGGCCGGGGGCAGCACGCCCATACCGGGGAGTGCGTTCATGATCAACCTGACCTCCCCGGGTGACGGAGGAGGTGGAGGTGGAGGATCAGTGGTTGGGCCTCCTGCCTACAACAGCACGGCGTTCCTCCTCTCCTCCGGCTGGAACTTCGTCTCCACGCCAAAGACCCTCGCCGCCGGGAGCGACACCGCGGCGATCTTCGCCGGGGTGGACACGGCCGGCCACTCGATCCTCCGCTACGACACCCTGACCGGGGCCTGGGCGGCGCTGAAGCCCACCGACCCGGTCCGCCCCCTCGAGGGCTACTGGATCTACGCGGCGACGGCGACGGAGATCCCCCTCACCTACGCCACCGCCTCGCCACAGGCTCCGGCAACCCGCACCCTGACGACGGGCTGGAACGCCATCGGCTTTTCTGACACCGAACCTGCCACAGCCCGTGATACGCTCGTCTCCCTCGGGAGTGCCTGGTCGGTGCTGATGGGCTTTGACGGCGAGAGTCAGACCTACGAGACCTCGATCATCAGGGGCGGGAGCGGAGATCACAGCGATTCAGGCTGGATGCTCCCGGCGAAGGGCTACTGGCTGTATATGACCGGTAACGGCACCCTTGCCGCCATCGGGGCGTGA